In a genomic window of Streptomyces koelreuteriae:
- a CDS encoding DEAD/DEAH box helicase family protein, whose product MAASPFLRDCGAESDYRSDRSNLVEDFYLPALAASSAYDRAVGYFAASVIATLGQGIDEFTARGGTMRIIASPYLDPADIKDIEDGYELREVLQRAALRDLEQAVEDARAARGLGKLGQLVAENRVDFKLAYVEERGRVGMYHEKIGVFRDGRDVIAFKGSANETRSGLVGNFEAIEVYRSWDPSDARRAARISKDFDDLWENRTQLLRVIAFTEAAKVIVERSARATADQYELDDLPTGGTPIRTAPLPPPGTLAIPPSLKVRDYQKEAVQNWFRNQCRGILRMATGTGKTLTALSAASQLGTLLRKNDASASLLTVVVAPYQHLVDQWAKDVEWFGVTPLRAYEATSKWSPRAHSLLQNIALGGTRGGVIVTTNATFGGDAFQNLLSSYQGHLLLIADEAHNLGAAHLRTCLPEKAQYRLGLSATPERWFDEEGTDALTDYFDRVVFEMGIGEAIRRGALCRYTYTPILVELDDEEAELYAETSAKIARLIAAGTDLKETADRDSPLGRLLKKRADIIGHARGKLEILHAEIERRRDTSHQLIYCAEGKHPLLYEHGTDGPRQIDQVMEVVGNELHMPAARYTSETKRSARLDILRRFENNELQVISSMRCLDEGVDVPASRTAYLLSSSSNPRQFIQRRGRVLRKAPGKERADIIDFVVVPPAGGDAIQYETERSLLRRELARVEEFAHLADNEGDTLNALRPVRERYGLFDT is encoded by the coding sequence ATGGCGGCTTCCCCTTTCCTCCGCGACTGTGGCGCGGAGTCCGACTACCGCAGCGACCGCAGCAACCTTGTCGAGGACTTCTACCTGCCTGCCCTCGCCGCCTCCAGCGCCTACGACCGGGCTGTGGGCTACTTCGCTGCGTCCGTGATCGCCACGCTCGGGCAGGGAATCGACGAGTTCACCGCGCGCGGCGGCACCATGCGGATCATAGCCTCCCCTTACCTTGACCCGGCCGACATCAAGGACATCGAGGACGGCTACGAGCTGCGCGAAGTCCTCCAGCGTGCTGCCCTTCGCGACCTGGAGCAGGCGGTCGAGGACGCGCGGGCAGCCCGCGGACTCGGCAAGCTCGGACAACTGGTCGCCGAGAACCGAGTCGACTTCAAGCTGGCCTATGTCGAAGAGCGTGGCCGCGTCGGCATGTACCACGAGAAGATCGGTGTCTTCCGGGATGGCCGAGACGTCATCGCCTTCAAGGGCAGCGCCAACGAGACTCGCTCCGGTCTCGTCGGCAACTTCGAGGCGATCGAGGTTTACCGGAGCTGGGACCCGAGCGATGCACGCCGGGCCGCGCGCATTAGCAAGGACTTCGATGACCTCTGGGAGAACCGCACGCAGTTGCTGCGTGTCATCGCGTTCACCGAGGCCGCCAAGGTGATCGTCGAGCGCAGCGCCCGGGCCACCGCCGACCAGTACGAGCTGGACGACCTCCCGACCGGCGGAACCCCCATCCGCACCGCCCCGCTGCCCCCACCTGGCACGCTCGCGATCCCGCCCAGCCTGAAGGTTCGCGACTACCAGAAGGAAGCTGTCCAGAACTGGTTTCGCAACCAGTGCCGAGGCATTCTTCGCATGGCCACAGGCACAGGCAAAACCCTGACCGCGCTTTCCGCCGCCTCCCAGCTCGGCACGCTCCTTCGGAAGAATGATGCGTCCGCCTCGCTACTCACGGTCGTAGTGGCCCCGTACCAGCATCTCGTCGACCAATGGGCCAAGGACGTTGAGTGGTTCGGCGTGACGCCGTTGCGGGCCTACGAGGCGACCAGCAAATGGTCCCCGCGCGCTCACAGCCTGCTCCAGAACATCGCCCTCGGCGGTACCCGAGGCGGCGTCATCGTCACCACCAACGCCACCTTCGGCGGCGATGCCTTCCAGAACCTGCTCAGCTCCTACCAGGGGCACCTCCTCCTCATCGCGGACGAGGCCCACAACCTCGGCGCCGCGCACCTGCGTACCTGCCTCCCAGAGAAAGCCCAGTACCGCCTCGGCCTCTCCGCCACCCCGGAGCGCTGGTTCGATGAGGAGGGCACCGACGCCCTCACCGACTACTTCGACCGAGTCGTCTTCGAGATGGGCATCGGCGAAGCCATCCGCCGCGGCGCCCTGTGCCGCTACACCTACACGCCCATCCTCGTGGAGCTGGACGACGAAGAAGCCGAGCTGTACGCAGAGACCAGCGCAAAGATCGCCCGCCTGATCGCGGCCGGCACAGACCTGAAGGAGACCGCCGATCGGGACAGCCCGCTCGGCCGACTTTTGAAGAAGCGCGCCGACATCATCGGCCACGCCCGCGGCAAGCTGGAGATCCTCCATGCGGAGATCGAGAGGCGCCGGGACACCAGCCACCAGCTGATCTACTGCGCCGAGGGCAAGCACCCCCTTCTCTACGAACACGGCACCGACGGCCCGCGCCAGATTGACCAGGTTATGGAGGTGGTCGGCAACGAGCTGCACATGCCCGCTGCCCGCTACACCTCGGAGACGAAGCGCTCGGCCCGCCTAGACATCCTGCGCCGCTTCGAGAACAACGAGCTCCAGGTCATCTCCTCCATGCGCTGCCTGGACGAAGGCGTGGACGTCCCGGCCTCCCGGACCGCCTACCTCCTGTCGAGTTCCTCCAACCCTCGCCAGTTCATCCAGCGCCGCGGCCGCGTCCTGCGTAAGGCACCTGGCAAAGAGCGCGCGGACATCATCGACTTCGTCGTCGTGCCGCCCGCGGGCGGGGACGCGATTCAGTACGAGACCGAACGCAGCCTGCTCCGTCGCGAGCTGGCTCGCGTCGAAGAGTTCGCCCACCTCGCTGACAACGAGGGGGACACCCTCAATGCCCTCCGCCCTGTGCGCGAGCGCTACGGCCTCTTCGACACCTGA
- a CDS encoding DNA polymerase III subunit delta', which translates to MTVWDDLVGQARVSEQLGAAARDADALVTAATADTPPPEASKMTHAWLFTGPPGAGRNQAARAFAAALQCVSPDRALGGSPGCGFCDGCHTALVGTHADVTTVAAVGSQILADDMRDTVRKSFTSPANGRWQIILVEDAERLNEKSANAVLKAVEEPAPRTVWLLCAPSIEDVLPTIRSRCRHLNLSTPSVDAVADMLVRREGVEPEAAAAAARATQGHVDRARRLATDPAARERRAAVLRMPLRVEDVGGALKAAQELVDAAAEDAKQLAEEMDTKETEELKAALGAAQGGRMPRGTAGVMKDLEDKQKRRRTRTQRDSLDLALTDLTAFYRDVLALQLGSRVAIANADAEDALERLARGSSPESTLRRIEAIAGCRDALDRNVAPLLAVEAMTMALRAG; encoded by the coding sequence ATGACCGTGTGGGACGACCTCGTCGGGCAGGCGAGGGTGAGCGAGCAGCTGGGCGCTGCCGCCAGGGACGCCGACGCCCTGGTCACCGCGGCCACGGCCGACACCCCTCCGCCCGAGGCGTCGAAGATGACCCACGCGTGGCTGTTCACGGGCCCGCCCGGAGCCGGGCGGAACCAGGCGGCGCGGGCCTTCGCGGCGGCGCTGCAGTGCGTCAGCCCCGACCGGGCCCTCGGCGGCTCCCCGGGCTGCGGCTTCTGCGACGGATGTCACACGGCACTGGTGGGCACGCACGCCGACGTCACCACCGTCGCCGCGGTCGGCTCGCAGATCCTCGCCGACGACATGCGCGACACCGTCCGCAAGTCGTTCACCTCGCCGGCGAACGGCCGCTGGCAGATCATCCTCGTCGAGGACGCCGAGCGGCTGAACGAGAAGTCGGCCAACGCCGTCCTCAAGGCCGTGGAGGAGCCCGCCCCCCGCACGGTCTGGCTGCTGTGCGCCCCCTCCATCGAGGACGTCCTGCCGACCATCCGCTCCCGCTGCCGCCACCTGAACCTGAGCACGCCGTCGGTCGACGCCGTCGCCGACATGCTCGTACGGCGCGAGGGCGTCGAGCCGGAAGCCGCCGCCGCGGCGGCCCGCGCGACCCAGGGCCATGTCGACCGGGCCCGCCGCCTGGCCACCGACCCGGCCGCTCGCGAGCGCCGTGCCGCCGTGCTGCGGATGCCGCTGCGCGTCGAGGATGTCGGCGGCGCGCTCAAGGCCGCCCAGGAGCTGGTCGACGCGGCCGCCGAGGACGCCAAGCAGCTCGCCGAGGAGATGGACACCAAGGAGACCGAGGAGCTGAAGGCCGCACTCGGCGCCGCCCAGGGCGGCCGGATGCCGCGTGGCACGGCCGGTGTGATGAAGGACCTGGAGGACAAGCAGAAGCGCCGCAGAACGCGCACGCAGCGCGACAGCCTCGACCTCGCCCTCACCGACCTCACCGCCTTCTACCGCGATGTCCTCGCCCTCCAGCTCGGCTCCCGCGTGGCCATCGCCAACGCGGACGCCGAGGACGCCCTGGAGCGCCTGGCCCGTGGCAGCTCCCCGGAGTCCACGCTCCGCCGCATCGAGGCGATCGCCGGCTGCCGTGACGCGCTCGACCGCAATGTGGCGCCGCTGCTCGCGGTGGAGGCGATGACGATGGCGCTCAGAGCGGGCTGA
- a CDS encoding alpha/beta hydrolase, translating into MHTRRTPRTASRSVFRSASTPASRRGGSGGAHRRARGGVRTAIGLLATAALLVSACSSGSPTTSAASAAAEPATLAALPKSVPAALTSYYAQKPAWRGCGVPGFECATIKAPLDYARPSAGDVRLAVARKKATGDRLGSLLVNPGGPGGSAIGYMESYAGIGYPAEVRARYDMVAVDPRGVARSEPVECLDGPDMDRYTQTDITPDDAKEGDGLVAAYRTFAEGCGADAPRLLRHVSTVEAARDMDIVRAALGDKKLNYVGASYGTFLGATYAGLFPDRAGRLVLDGAMDPSLPARRLNLEQTAGFDTAFRSFARDCVRQTDCPLGGAGTSPEQVGKNLKSFFEELDDQPVPTGAPDGRRLTESLATTGVIAAMYDEGAWPQLREALTSAMKEDDGAGLLVLSDGYYERDADGAYSNLMFANAAVNCLDLPPAFDTPDQVRSALPDFEKASPVFGEGLAWASLNCAYWPVHAAGEPRRIEAKGAAPILVVGTTRDPATPYRWAQALAGQLSSARLLTYEGDGHTAYGRGSACIDRTINAYLLRGTPPEDGKRCS; encoded by the coding sequence ATGCACACAAGGCGCACTCCCCGCACCGCCTCCCGCTCGGTCTTCCGCTCCGCCTCCACCCCCGCTTCCCGGCGCGGGGGCTCCGGCGGCGCCCACCGCAGGGCCCGTGGCGGAGTCAGGACCGCGATCGGCCTCCTCGCCACGGCCGCGCTGCTGGTCTCCGCCTGCTCCTCGGGGAGCCCGACGACGTCCGCGGCCTCGGCGGCGGCGGAGCCGGCGACACTGGCCGCGCTGCCGAAGTCCGTCCCCGCCGCGCTCACGTCGTACTACGCGCAGAAGCCGGCGTGGCGGGGCTGTGGCGTCCCCGGCTTCGAGTGCGCCACGATCAAGGCACCGCTCGACTACGCCAGGCCGTCCGCCGGTGACGTCCGGCTCGCCGTCGCCCGCAAGAAGGCCACGGGCGACCGGCTGGGCTCGCTGCTCGTGAACCCGGGCGGGCCGGGCGGTTCGGCGATCGGCTACATGGAGTCGTACGCCGGCATCGGCTACCCGGCCGAGGTCCGGGCCCGCTACGACATGGTGGCCGTCGACCCGCGCGGCGTGGCCCGCAGCGAGCCCGTCGAGTGTCTGGACGGGCCGGACATGGACAGGTACACGCAGACGGACATCACGCCCGACGACGCGAAGGAGGGAGACGGGCTGGTCGCGGCGTACCGGACGTTCGCCGAGGGCTGCGGCGCTGACGCGCCGAGGCTGCTGCGCCATGTGTCCACCGTGGAGGCGGCCCGGGACATGGACATCGTGCGGGCGGCGCTGGGCGACAAGAAGCTGAACTACGTCGGCGCCTCGTACGGGACGTTCCTCGGGGCGACGTACGCCGGGCTCTTCCCGGACCGGGCGGGCCGGCTGGTGCTGGACGGCGCGATGGACCCGTCGCTGCCCGCGCGGCGGCTGAACCTGGAACAGACGGCGGGCTTCGACACGGCGTTCCGGTCGTTCGCGCGGGACTGCGTACGGCAGACCGACTGCCCGCTGGGCGGCGCGGGCACCTCGCCCGAGCAGGTGGGCAAGAACCTCAAGTCGTTCTTCGAGGAACTGGACGACCAGCCCGTCCCCACCGGCGCCCCCGACGGCCGCCGCCTCACCGAGTCGCTCGCCACGACCGGTGTGATCGCGGCCATGTACGACGAGGGCGCCTGGCCACAGCTGCGCGAGGCGCTGACCTCCGCGATGAAGGAGGACGACGGCGCCGGACTCCTCGTCCTGTCCGACGGCTACTACGAGCGTGACGCCGACGGCGCCTACAGCAACCTGATGTTCGCCAACGCGGCCGTGAACTGCCTGGACCTCCCGCCCGCCTTCGACACCCCCGACCAGGTGCGCAGCGCGCTGCCGGACTTCGAGAAGGCGTCCCCCGTCTTCGGCGAGGGCCTCGCCTGGGCGTCGCTGAACTGCGCCTACTGGCCGGTCCACGCCGCGGGTGAGCCGCGCCGCATCGAGGCGAAGGGCGCGGCCCCCATCCTGGTGGTCGGCACCACCCGAGACCCGGCGACCCCGTACCGCTGGGCCCAGGCCCTGGCCGGCCAGCTCTCCTCGGCCCGCCTCCTCACCTACGAGGGCGACGGCCACACCGCCTACGGCCGCGGCAGCGCCTGCATCGACCGCACGATCAACGCCTACCTCCTCCGAGGCACCCCGCCCGAGGACGGAAAGCGCTGCTCATAA
- the tmk gene encoding dTMP kinase — MTRAEHPTASPPAPDDALVADSRERAVRALLRRPQLKRLWSAQLVGGVGDTLALLVLVLLTLQAAVAEGAFGGGYRGVAFAVATVFGVRILATLLFGAVLLGPLTALTSQDGPLDRRWTMVGADGLRAVLLIIAPLWIDWMPEDALAMLLVTAFVTGVAERFWTVCRESAAPALLPAPPPEGATVRPLPDHLDALRRLSLRTGFVAIPLAAVVLVVAALFNNLLGVGIDWFGQHQAALASYVAAGLFAASLSVLTFLELPATRTPRARSPLEGLRRPKTTAGADKGRTGAMPLLVLACAAVAAAVSAAVAVAVLHAKDLGGGPVLYGLFVGVLTGGVVVGIRTAPALLPALSRRRLLALVIAFTGIALLAAGLVPDVTTVLLILALAGVGAGISANIGHTLLDQEAEEFRRPRTTEHLHAVVRVCVALAAVIAPLVAAAIGPHRLESGKFVFAHGGAAFTLMLAGALLLPVAALVLAKVDDRSGVPLRQDLRDALLGGDDPDQASATSGFFIALEGGDGAGKSTQAEALAEWIRGKGHEVVLTREPGATPVGKRLRSILLDVSSEGLSHRAEALLYAADRAEHIDTVVRPALERGAVVISDRYIDSSVAYQGAGRDLSPTEIARINRWATNGLVPHLTVLLDVAPETARERFTEAPDRLESEPAEFHARVRSGFLTLAAADAGRYLVVDAGQEPEAVTTVIRHRLDQVLPLSEAEIKAQEEARKKAEEEARRKAEEEAARKAEEERLERERQEQLARLRAEEEERKRRELEEAQRREAERQAEEARRRAEEAQKKAEEERARLLAEEKARAEEEARRKAEEDRRRKQAEEEARLRAEAEALRLEKQRKAEAALLRAEEARRLAEAAAAAAEAGPKSSTQSSPQSSPQSSGQGSASQDASRTSAGQDAATVPTPVVKPENAPGGSGSGSGAASGSDSGSGSASGSVDETTVLRRVRDDAEVTAELPKPPVPPTAAEETAVLPPVSPRAGDETEVLPAVRPGAEERPTWAEDETAVLPPVRGDEPPVRGDGPADRVPPGYFRDDSPASRPDGTDDRTRELPQVDAEGEPRRRRSDWAEETPLDDLPSLADELLGPHDDDPDEGRGRRGRGRGR; from the coding sequence ATGACGCGAGCCGAGCACCCCACGGCCTCTCCGCCGGCCCCCGACGATGCCCTGGTCGCGGACTCCCGCGAGCGCGCCGTCCGCGCCCTGCTGCGCCGTCCGCAGTTGAAGCGGCTCTGGAGCGCACAGCTCGTGGGCGGTGTGGGCGACACCCTGGCCCTTCTCGTGCTGGTCCTGCTCACCCTCCAGGCGGCTGTCGCCGAGGGTGCGTTCGGGGGCGGCTACCGAGGCGTGGCGTTCGCAGTGGCGACCGTTTTCGGGGTGCGCATCCTCGCGACGCTCCTCTTCGGCGCCGTGCTCCTCGGTCCGCTCACGGCGCTCACCTCGCAGGACGGCCCGCTCGACCGCCGCTGGACCATGGTCGGCGCGGACGGGCTGCGTGCCGTGCTGCTCATCATCGCGCCGCTGTGGATCGACTGGATGCCCGAGGACGCGCTGGCCATGCTCCTCGTCACGGCCTTCGTGACCGGAGTCGCCGAGCGCTTCTGGACGGTGTGCCGCGAGAGCGCGGCCCCCGCGCTGCTGCCCGCACCCCCGCCGGAAGGCGCGACGGTCCGGCCGCTGCCCGACCACCTGGACGCCCTGCGCCGGCTCTCGCTGCGCACCGGTTTCGTCGCGATCCCGCTCGCGGCCGTCGTGCTCGTCGTCGCGGCCCTGTTCAACAATCTGCTGGGCGTCGGCATCGACTGGTTCGGCCAGCACCAGGCGGCCCTCGCCTCGTACGTGGCGGCAGGGCTGTTCGCCGCCTCCCTCTCCGTACTGACCTTCCTCGAACTGCCCGCCACCCGCACCCCCCGCGCGCGGTCGCCGCTCGAGGGGCTGCGCCGTCCGAAGACCACCGCCGGCGCCGACAAGGGGCGCACGGGCGCGATGCCGCTGCTGGTGCTGGCCTGCGCGGCCGTCGCCGCCGCGGTGTCCGCCGCCGTCGCCGTGGCCGTGCTGCACGCCAAGGACCTGGGCGGCGGCCCGGTGCTCTACGGCCTGTTCGTGGGCGTGCTGACCGGCGGTGTCGTCGTCGGCATCCGTACGGCGCCCGCCCTGCTGCCCGCCCTGTCGCGCCGCCGGCTGCTCGCGCTGGTGATCGCCTTCACCGGTATCGCGCTGCTGGCCGCCGGGCTGGTGCCGGACGTCACCACCGTGCTGCTGATCCTCGCCCTGGCCGGTGTCGGCGCGGGTATCTCCGCCAACATCGGGCACACGCTGCTCGACCAGGAGGCCGAGGAGTTCCGGCGGCCCCGTACGACCGAGCACCTGCACGCGGTCGTCCGGGTCTGTGTGGCGCTCGCCGCGGTGATCGCGCCGCTGGTGGCGGCGGCGATCGGGCCGCACCGGCTGGAGAGCGGCAAGTTCGTCTTCGCGCACGGCGGCGCGGCCTTCACCCTGATGCTCGCCGGCGCCCTGCTGCTGCCGGTCGCCGCGCTGGTGCTGGCCAAGGTCGACGACCGCTCCGGCGTGCCGCTGCGGCAGGACCTGCGGGACGCGCTGCTCGGCGGCGACGACCCGGACCAGGCGTCCGCGACCTCCGGTTTCTTCATCGCCCTGGAGGGCGGCGACGGGGCCGGCAAGTCCACGCAGGCCGAGGCGCTCGCCGAGTGGATCCGCGGCAAGGGCCACGAGGTCGTGCTGACGCGCGAGCCGGGGGCGACGCCGGTGGGCAAGCGGCTGCGGTCGATCCTGCTGGACGTGTCCAGCGAGGGCCTCTCGCACCGAGCCGAGGCGCTGCTCTACGCGGCCGACCGGGCCGAGCACATCGACACCGTCGTACGGCCCGCCCTGGAGCGCGGCGCGGTCGTCATCTCCGACCGGTACATCGACTCCTCCGTGGCCTACCAGGGCGCGGGCCGAGACCTGTCGCCGACCGAGATCGCCCGGATCAACCGCTGGGCCACGAACGGGCTCGTGCCGCATCTGACCGTCCTGCTGGACGTCGCGCCGGAGACCGCCCGCGAGCGGTTCACCGAGGCGCCCGACCGGCTGGAGTCGGAGCCCGCCGAGTTCCACGCGCGCGTGCGGTCCGGTTTCCTCACCCTGGCCGCGGCCGACGCCGGGCGGTACCTGGTGGTGGACGCCGGCCAGGAGCCCGAGGCCGTCACGACCGTCATCCGGCACCGGCTCGACCAGGTGCTGCCGCTGTCCGAGGCCGAGATCAAGGCCCAGGAGGAGGCGCGGAAGAAGGCCGAGGAGGAGGCCCGCCGCAAGGCCGAGGAAGAGGCCGCCCGCAAGGCCGAGGAGGAGCGCCTGGAGCGCGAGCGCCAGGAGCAGCTCGCCCGGCTGCGCGCCGAGGAGGAGGAGCGCAAGCGGCGCGAGCTGGAAGAGGCGCAGCGGCGCGAGGCCGAACGGCAGGCGGAGGAGGCCCGGCGACGGGCCGAGGAAGCGCAGAAGAAGGCCGAGGAGGAGCGGGCGCGGCTCCTCGCGGAGGAGAAGGCCCGGGCCGAGGAGGAGGCCCGCCGCAAGGCCGAGGAGGACCGGCGCCGCAAGCAGGCCGAGGAAGAGGCCCGGCTGCGCGCCGAGGCCGAGGCGCTCCGCCTGGAGAAGCAGCGCAAGGCCGAGGCGGCGCTGCTGCGGGCCGAGGAGGCGCGACGGCTGGCGGAGGCGGCGGCCGCGGCGGCGGAGGCAGGGCCGAAGAGCTCCACCCAGAGTTCCCCGCAGAGCTCTCCCCAGAGCTCTGGCCAGGGTTCCGCTTCGCAGGATGCTTCCCGTACGTCGGCCGGCCAGGACGCGGCGACGGTGCCGACGCCCGTGGTGAAGCCGGAGAACGCTCCGGGTGGCTCCGGGTCCGGGTCGGGTGCTGCCTCCGGTTCCGATTCCGGTTCCGGTTCTGCTTCCGGTTCCGTCGACGAGACGACCGTGCTGCGCCGGGTGCGGGACGACGCCGAGGTGACGGCCGAGCTGCCGAAGCCGCCGGTGCCGCCGACGGCGGCCGAGGAGACGGCGGTGCTGCCGCCGGTTTCTCCCCGGGCGGGCGACGAGACCGAGGTGCTGCCCGCGGTGCGCCCCGGGGCCGAGGAGAGGCCCACCTGGGCAGAGGACGAGACGGCCGTGCTGCCGCCCGTACGCGGGGACGAACCGCCCGTACGCGGGGACGGACCGGCGGACCGGGTTCCGCCCGGGTACTTCCGCGACGACTCGCCAGCCTCCCGCCCCGACGGCACCGATGACCGTACGCGTGAGCTGCCCCAGGTCGACGCCGAGGGCGAGCCGCGCCGCCGCCGGTCCGACTGGGCGGAGGAGACGCCGCTGGACGACCTGCCGTCGCTGGCGGACGAGCTGCTCGGACCGCACGACGACGACCCGGACGAGGGCCGGGGACGCCGGGGGAGGGGCCGGGGCCGCTGA